One window of the Canis aureus isolate CA01 chromosome 1, VMU_Caureus_v.1.0, whole genome shotgun sequence genome contains the following:
- the PGLYRP1 gene encoding peptidoglycan recognition protein 1 produces the protein MSTPGVLLTWALLALLGLGLGVPGEAPLNSCCPIVPRREWRAPVSRCTEKLQLPVRNVVVSHTAGSHCNSPALCLMQVQNVHSYHTKSLNWCDVGYNFLIGEDGLVYEGRGWDTKGDHTGVNWNPISIGISFMGNYMERSPPPRALRAAQSLLACGVAQGKLNPRYQLRGHRDVQQTLSPGDRLYEIIQTWPHYVD, from the exons ATGTCCACCCCCGGTGTGCTGCTCACCTGGGCTCTCCTCGCTCTTCTCGGACTCGGACTCGGAGTGCCTGGAGAAGCCCCCTTAAACTCCTGCTGCCCCATCGTGCCCCGGAGAGAGTGGAGGGCCCCGGTGTCCAGATGCACCGAGAAGCTACAACTGCCGGTGCGCAACGTGGTGGTGTCGCACACAGCTGGCAGCCACTGCAACAGCCCGGCCTTGTGCCTGATGCAGGTGCAGAACGTGCACAGCTACCACACGAAGTCACTCAACTGGTGTGATGTAGGCTACAA CTTCCTGATTGGAGAAGATGGGCTCGTGTATGAGGGCCGGGGCTGGGACACCAAGGGTGACCACACAGGTGTCAACTGGAACCCCATCTCCATTGGCATCTCCTTCATGGGTAACTATATGG agcgatcccccccaccccgggccctcAGGGCGGCCCAGAGTCTGCTGGCTTGTGGTGTGGCTCAGGGAAAACTGAACCCCAGATACCAGCTCAGAGGACACCGGGATGTGCAGCAGACACTCTCTCCAGGCGACCGACTCTATGAAATCATCCAGACGTGGCCACACTACGTCGACTGA